From the genome of Clostridium sp. BNL1100, one region includes:
- a CDS encoding SGNH/GDSL hydrolase family protein codes for MSNSANKNIIVWGDSILKGVILDEKDGKYKVMKDNSISSFAQITGFNVKNNAYFGMTSTKALNRISNSIDKLITDKENIVIIEFGGNDCDFNWSEVAENPDLVHQPKTSIESFKNTLQNMVEMFRKKGITPVLMNLPPLEPERYFNWISKGLNRENILHWLGDVARIYRWQEAYNNAVEWVSRQMDCKMIDIRESFLLCRNYSSQICADGIHPNEKGHKKILKSMLEFSF; via the coding sequence ATGTCAAATTCAGCAAATAAAAATATAATTGTTTGGGGAGATTCAATTTTAAAAGGTGTTATTCTAGATGAAAAAGACGGCAAATATAAGGTAATGAAGGATAACAGCATAAGCAGCTTTGCCCAGATAACAGGGTTTAATGTGAAGAATAATGCATACTTCGGCATGACCTCCACCAAGGCCCTGAACAGAATATCAAATTCTATAGATAAATTAATTACCGATAAAGAAAATATTGTAATAATAGAATTTGGCGGAAATGACTGCGATTTTAACTGGAGCGAGGTAGCTGAGAATCCGGACTTAGTACATCAGCCCAAAACTTCTATTGAAAGCTTCAAAAACACCCTGCAAAATATGGTGGAGATGTTCAGGAAAAAAGGTATAACTCCTGTACTTATGAATTTACCGCCTCTGGAACCTGAAAGATATTTTAACTGGATATCCAAAGGCTTAAATAGGGAAAATATACTTCACTGGTTGGGTGATGTCGCAAGGATATACCGTTGGCAGGAAGCTTATAACAATGCAGTAGAGTGGGTTTCACGTCAGATGGACTGCAAAATGATAGATATCAGGGAGAGCTTTTTACTATGCAGGAACTATAGTTCACAGATTTGTGCAGATGGTATTCATCCAAATGAAAAAGGCCATAAAAAGATTCTGAAATCCATGCTGGAATTTAGCTTCTAA
- a CDS encoding DUF1836 domain-containing protein, giving the protein MENSKINNIKEELGQLSASLGSYKTENWNQFPAIDLYMDQVITYLERLLNIFGDTSDSGKTITSSMVNNYVKEGYLKRPVNKKYDRVHLVSLYIMSMLKPVLPIPLIARSLGNFNSEDEYRNFYSELTSLQDQAFNSVSQKLLNLIESMDEDDYENSLRLFALQLSSEANAHRIAAEKIMSLLNQNEASNKNDKTKSK; this is encoded by the coding sequence TTGGAGAATAGTAAAATCAATAATATAAAGGAAGAACTTGGCCAATTATCGGCCTCCCTTGGATCATATAAAACTGAAAATTGGAACCAATTTCCGGCAATAGACTTATATATGGATCAGGTAATAACCTATCTTGAAAGACTGCTGAACATTTTCGGTGATACTTCCGATTCCGGCAAGACAATTACCTCAAGTATGGTAAATAATTATGTAAAAGAAGGCTATCTAAAACGTCCCGTAAATAAAAAGTATGACCGGGTGCATCTTGTGTCACTTTACATTATGTCAATGCTAAAGCCGGTACTGCCAATTCCGCTTATTGCCCGTTCACTAGGTAATTTTAACAGTGAAGATGAGTACCGTAATTTTTACAGTGAACTGACCAGTCTTCAGGATCAGGCATTTAACAGTGTTTCTCAAAAGCTCCTAAACCTTATCGAGAGTATGGATGAGGACGATTATGAAAACTCTCTGCGTCTTTTTGCTTTACAGCTTTCAAGCGAAGCAAATGCTCATAGGATTGCCGCTGAGAAAATAATGTCCTTGCTGAATCAAAATGAAGCGTCAAATAAAAATGATAAGACTAAAAGCAAGTAA